The Hyphomicrobiales bacterium sequence CGATATATTGACGGGCGCACTCGGGTTATTGCTGTTCTCGCTTGGCATCAACGCCGTTTATGCGGTGACGGCGTTATGATCAGACCACACCGCCAACAACCGCTTTATCTGGCTTTTCTATTGCACCGCATTTCTGGTGTCGCCTTAGCGCTGTTTTTGCCGTTTCATTTCTGGGTGCTTTCTTATGCGCTCACGTCACCTGAAAAACTTGATGGGTTTCTATCTTGGGCAGAACTGCCCTTGGTCAAGTTCGCAGAGTTCGGCTTGGTCTTCTTGCTCGCCGTTCACATCTTCGGCGGGCTTCGTTTGATGGCGTTTGAATTTTTACCTTGGTCGCCCAGACAGAAAACCTTGGCCGCCTTTAGCGTTGGGGTGTCGTTGTTTATTTCTGGCCTCTTTTTCTTGCAGGCGGTGTAGGCTTAAGTCATGAAACCAGCCGTTGAACATCATGAGACTGACATACTGATCCTCGGTTCAGGTGGCGCAGGCCTGTTTGCCGCACTCCACGCCAAGCAATCAGCGCCCGTAGGCACCAAGATCACCATGGCAGTCAAAGGGTTGATCGGTAAGTGCGGTTGTACGCGCATGGTGCAGGGTGGTTACAATGTGGCGCTTGGTGGCGGTGATACGGTTGAACGTCATTTCATGGATACGATCATCGGCGGCAAATGGTTGCCAGATCAGGATATGGCATGGAAGCTTTGCGAGCAAGCCGTGGTGCGCATTCGAGAGCTTGAGAATGAGCTTGGTTGTTTCTTTGACCGCAACAGTGATGGCTCGTTGCACCAAAAAGCCTTTGCAGGACAAACAGCAGACCGCACGGTGCACAAGGGCGATTTGACGGGCATTGAGATTATCAACCGCTTGATGGAAAAGGCGCTCACATCTGGCATTGAGAAGATGCAAGAACACCGCGCGATTGGATTGATCCCGACAAAGGACGCCGCGGCGCTTTCTGGCGTTCTTATGATTGACATGCGGCGCGGTGTTTTCCGCTTTGTGCGGGCCAAAACTGTGCTTATGGCAACAGGCGGCGGGCCGACTATGTATAAATATCACACACCCTCCGGTGATAAGACCATGGACGGCCTTGCAATGGCGCTCAGAGCCGGTTTGCCGCTTCGCGATATGGAGATGGTGCAATTCCACCCAACGGGCTTATTAGCCGGTGAGGGCACGAAAATGACGGGTACCGTGCTAGAGGAAGGATTGCGCGGGGCGGGCGGTATTTTGCTCAACGGTCACGATAATCGCTTCATGTATGATTACGACGACAAAGGCGAACGCGCGACCCGTGATGTGGTGAGCCGTGGCATCTTTGAAGAGATGCGCAAATCCAACACGACGGAAAACGGTGGCGTATATATTTCCATGAGCCATTTGGGGCCAGACTTTGTCGCCTCAAAGTTTAAAGGCATGGTGAAGCGCTGTGCTGATTGCGGGTTTGACCTTGCTGCTGGCAAGGTAGAAGTGGTGCCGACTGCGCATTACTTTATGGGCGGTGTGGTGGTTGATGCGGACACGCGCACGGCGATGGAAGGGCTTTATGTCGCTGGTGAAGATGCAGGTGGTGCCCATGGTTCCAACCGACTTGGCGGCAATGGCGTTGCAAACTCCACGGTTTATGGTGGTGTTGCGGGTGATGTGATGGCGCAAGACATTCAAAGCATGGGCGCTTTGCGCGACCCTGATGAGAGGGTGCTTGATGCCGAGATTGCCCGCGCTATTCATCCATTATCTAAAGCTGCGCAGCTAGTTCAGCCGTTGAGAAACCGATTGCAAGAAACGATGTGGGATGATGTTGGCGTGATGCGCAATAAGACGGCGATGGAGCGCGGTGTGAATAGCGTTGGTGATATTCATGCAGAGCTTAATGATGTGGGCATTGCCAGCGACAATCTCGCCTTTAATCTCACATGGCATGACTGGCTCAATATGGCGAGCCTTTGCGAAGTATCGCGGGTTATTGGTCTTGCCGCTTTAGAGCGCGAAAACTCTCGTGGTGCGCATTTTCGCGAAGATTTCCCAGATCAAGGTTCACTTGAAGAGAGTTATTTCACGGTTGCAAAGAAAGATGGCGATAAATTGAGTGTTCATCGCGAGGCTGTGCGCTTTACAATCGTCAAACCGGGTGAGACCATTCTGCCAGATGGGGAGCCTGAAACGCTCGTGGAGGCCGCGCAATGATTTCAATCGATTTGATCCAGAAAACCGCAGAAACCTTGATGGACAAAGCGGCCATTGAGATACCGCAAGATTATCTTGATGGGTTGAAAGCGACGGCAAGTGTTGAAGATGGGGACTTATCATCCTTCGTGCTGCAAGCCATGCTGGAAAATTATAAAGCAGCCAAAGAAGATCGTCGCGCCATGTGTGGGGACACGGGCTGCCCGCGTTGGTATGTAAAAATGGGTAATGAAGCGCAGATTGAAGGCGGCCCGATAGCGCTGGAGACAGCTCTGCGGCGTGCCACAGCCAACGCCACCAACGGCGTGCCACTTCGCCCGAACCGCGTGCATCCATTATGGCGCACAGATCATAACAACAATGTGGGCATCGGCGCGCCTGAAATTGAATATGGCTATGAACCTGGCGGCAATTGGGTTGATCTGATTACTGTCCATAAGGGCGGGCTGTTCGGAACCGATTACCGCATGCTTTTCCCGTCTGACGGTATTGAGGGGATTAAGCGGTTTTATCTCGATTGCCTTGTTGCCTTTGGCAAACGCGGCCTTGCGTGCCAGCCCGCGATTATTGGGATTGGTCTTGGTGGTTCGAAAGACACTTGCATGGTGCTTGGCAAACGGGCCGCGTGCCTGCGCACGGTGGGCGACCGAAACAGCGATCCGCGCATTGCTGAGATGGAAGACGAGCTCAAAGAACTTGGCAATTCCATCGGCATGGGTGCGATGGGTTTTGTGGGTAAATCCATGGTTGTCGATTGTAATATCGAGGTTGGTTATTGCCACACGGGTGGGATGCAGATGAGCGTCCACGCTTTTTGTCTATCGTCACGCCGTGCTGTTGCTCGCGTTTATAGCGATGGGCGGGTTGAATATCGCACGGACCCTGACTGGTTCACGGATTATCAGCGCCGCGAAACGGTTGATTGGGAAATGCCTGAGAGCGTGGAGGCCGCCGAATGAAACCGCGTGAGGTAAGGCTTTCTACAACACCAACAGCTGAAGCACTTGCAGACCTTCGGCTTGGCGATATCGTTTATCTGGATGGCTTAATGTATACGGCTCGCGAAGGCGTTTATATGCGGGCCATAGAAGAAAAAGCCAATATTCCGATGGAGCTACCGCAGCAAAGTGCGGCGAACTTCCATTGTTCGCCCGCTGCTCGCATCAACGAAGATGGCACCTTTGAGTTGGGCGCCGTAACGGCGACTGCATCCTTCCGGTTTGCCAAATGGATTGGCGAATGGCTTGCAAAATCTGGTGCAAAGCTGGTGGTAGGCAAAGGCGGCATGAGCCATGACACCTATCTTGAGCATTTCGTGCCAAATGGCGCGATCTATCTGACCACAGTTGGTTACGGCACGGGCGCGTTGCTTGGCCGTGGGGTCGAAAATGTTGAGGCGGTGCACTGGCATGAAGAGCTTGGTATTGCGCAAGCCATGTGGGTGATCCGCTGCAATAAGATGGGGCCGTTTTTGGTCGCCTCAGACCTTCAAGGTAATTGCCTGTTTGAGCGTGAAAACGCAAAGATCAAAGACAATATTGAACGCGCTTATGAGGGAACGAAGCCCGCGACCATGCGTCGATACGGTGAAACAGATGACCGTACCGACGAGATTATTGGGTAATTTAATCAGATAGTTGTA is a genomic window containing:
- the sdhC gene encoding succinate dehydrogenase, cytochrome b556 subunit, translated to MIRPHRQQPLYLAFLLHRISGVALALFLPFHFWVLSYALTSPEKLDGFLSWAELPLVKFAEFGLVFLLAVHIFGGLRLMAFEFLPWSPRQKTLAAFSVGVSLFISGLFFLQAV
- a CDS encoding FAD-binding protein, which codes for MKPAVEHHETDILILGSGGAGLFAALHAKQSAPVGTKITMAVKGLIGKCGCTRMVQGGYNVALGGGDTVERHFMDTIIGGKWLPDQDMAWKLCEQAVVRIRELENELGCFFDRNSDGSLHQKAFAGQTADRTVHKGDLTGIEIINRLMEKALTSGIEKMQEHRAIGLIPTKDAAALSGVLMIDMRRGVFRFVRAKTVLMATGGGPTMYKYHTPSGDKTMDGLAMALRAGLPLRDMEMVQFHPTGLLAGEGTKMTGTVLEEGLRGAGGILLNGHDNRFMYDYDDKGERATRDVVSRGIFEEMRKSNTTENGGVYISMSHLGPDFVASKFKGMVKRCADCGFDLAAGKVEVVPTAHYFMGGVVVDADTRTAMEGLYVAGEDAGGAHGSNRLGGNGVANSTVYGGVAGDVMAQDIQSMGALRDPDERVLDAEIARAIHPLSKAAQLVQPLRNRLQETMWDDVGVMRNKTAMERGVNSVGDIHAELNDVGIASDNLAFNLTWHDWLNMASLCEVSRVIGLAALERENSRGAHFREDFPDQGSLEESYFTVAKKDGDKLSVHREAVRFTIVKPGETILPDGEPETLVEAAQ
- a CDS encoding fumarate hydratase, with protein sequence MISIDLIQKTAETLMDKAAIEIPQDYLDGLKATASVEDGDLSSFVLQAMLENYKAAKEDRRAMCGDTGCPRWYVKMGNEAQIEGGPIALETALRRATANATNGVPLRPNRVHPLWRTDHNNNVGIGAPEIEYGYEPGGNWVDLITVHKGGLFGTDYRMLFPSDGIEGIKRFYLDCLVAFGKRGLACQPAIIGIGLGGSKDTCMVLGKRAACLRTVGDRNSDPRIAEMEDELKELGNSIGMGAMGFVGKSMVVDCNIEVGYCHTGGMQMSVHAFCLSSRRAVARVYSDGRVEYRTDPDWFTDYQRRETVDWEMPESVEAAE
- a CDS encoding fumarate hydratase C-terminal domain-containing protein, which gives rise to MKPREVRLSTTPTAEALADLRLGDIVYLDGLMYTAREGVYMRAIEEKANIPMELPQQSAANFHCSPAARINEDGTFELGAVTATASFRFAKWIGEWLAKSGAKLVVGKGGMSHDTYLEHFVPNGAIYLTTVGYGTGALLGRGVENVEAVHWHEELGIAQAMWVIRCNKMGPFLVASDLQGNCLFERENAKIKDNIERAYEGTKPATMRRYGETDDRTDEIIG